A region of the Halosolutus amylolyticus genome:
AGTGTCGACCACGGGTCGACAAGCAGTCAGCGCGCTTCCCGCGCTGACAACAGCGTGGATCACGGATCCACGAGCCCTCGTTCGCAGGCTCACGAGGACAGCGTGGATCACGAATCGTCGAACGAGCCGATCGACGACGCGGGAACTGACGCGAACCGCGGCAGGGGAATCACGGTCCGCGTCGGCTCGCTCGCTGACGGCTTCTACGTCGAGGACGACGGCCCCGGCATTCCGCCCGACAGGCGTGAGGAGGTCTTCGACTACGGGTTCACGACCGACAGCGACGGGACCGGGTTCGGGCTGGCGATCGTCGACAGCCTCGCCGCGAGCCACGGCTGGGAGGTCTCGGTGACCGACGGCTCACGCGGCGGTGCCCGGTTCGAGTTCCGCGGCGTCGAAGTGCCGGACGTCCACGAGGCCTGACGTCCGCCCGGCGGCGACCGGCGTGGGTGGTCACGATTCGGCGTCCGATCCGGGAGACGACGAGGGGCGCGCCGGTACGGTATCCTTTTTGCCGTTCCGGATCGTCATTCCACCCGATATGTCCGCCGAGAACCCGCTCGCCGACAGCGTCGACAACCTGGTGTACGAACCGGTACAGGTGCACGAAGGGGGAATCGATCTGACGGTCAGCGCGATCTACGAGGTCGCCGACCCCGGTCGCATCGACTTCGGCGGCGACGAACTCGAGGACGCCGACCTCGAACCGGTCCCGACCGACCTTCGCGATCCGGACGACGACTACGGCTGGTGGGACCTCGATGGCGGCCAGTACGTCGTCCAGCACAACGAGTTCCTCACCGATCCCGATCGGCCGTTGCTCCTCCAGCCGCGGAACGAACTCCTCGCCCGCGGGGGGTCTCACCCCACCGTCCAGGTCGCGTCGCATCTCCCCCTGATTCCGCTCACCGTCCCGGACGGCGGCCTCGAACTCAAGGAGAACGCGCGCGTCTCGACGCTCGTTCCGATCGGACCCGGACGGGACTGATCGATCGCCGGGATTGCAACGGCGATCGAACCCGCGGTCCGCCGTTCGAACACGAATCGCGGTCGAGAAGGACCCGCGTTTGCCGTCAGTCGATTCCTACCGACCCTCGAACTCCGGATCGCGATCCTCGAAGAAGGCGGTGACGCCCTCCTCGTGGTCGTCGGTCCCGAAGACGATCCCCTGTGCGGTCGCCTCGTCGACCAGGGCCTGCTCGATGGACTTGTCGAGCCCCTCGCGGACCAGGCGGTTCATCTGTCGCATCGCCACCGGCGGGCCGGAGACGATCGTCTCCACCAGATCCGCGACCCGCTCGTCGAACTCGTCGTCACTGTAGACGTGGTTGACGAGGCCGAGTTCTTCGGCGTGGTCCGCGCCGACGATGTCGCCGGTCAGGACCAGTTCCTGAGCGACGTTCTCGCCGACGACCCGCGGGAGGAGGTACGACGTGCCGGCGTCGACGCTCAGTCCCACCTGCCGGAAGACGAACCCGAAGGCGGCGTCCTCGGTCGCGAGCTGGATGTCGCAGGCCAGCGCGAGGTTCGCGCCCGCGCCGACGGCGGGGCCGTCGACGAGCGCGATCGTCGGCAGCGGGAACGTGACGAGTCGCGCCATCGTCTCGTTGGTCGTCCGCTCGAGGTAGCGAACCCGTTCGTCGATCGGCATGTCGCCCTGGATGCCCTCGATCATCGCCTCGACGTCCCCGCCAGCGGAGAACGACCCGCCCGACCCCTCGACCACGACGCAACGAGCGTCGCTCTCCTCGATCTCGTCGAGGGCCGCCACGATGCCCGCACCGATCTCCGCCGAGAGCGCGTTCCGGCGATCGGGCTGATCGAGCGTGATCGTCGCGACCCCGTCGTCCTCGACCTCGAGTTGCACCGCGTCACCGAGGGTCATTACTCTGCCTCCGCGGCTGATTCGTCTCGGTCGCGGAGTTTGAACTTCTGGACCTTGCCGGTCGTCGTCCGCGGGAGTTCCTCGACGAACTCGACCTCGCGGGGGTGTTTGTACTCCGCGAGGTTGGTCAGGCAGTACCCCTTGAGGTCGTCGGGCGTGACGTCCGCGTCGGGCGTGGGAACGACGAACGCCTTGACGGTCTCGCCGCGGCGCTCGTCGGGAATCCCGACCACTGCGGCGTCGGCGACGGCCTCGTGCTCGAAGAGGAGTTCCTCGACCTCCCGCGGGTAGACGTTGTAGCCGCCGGTGACGATCATGTGCTTCTCGCGATCGACGACGTAGAAGAAGCCGTCCTCGTCGTGATAGCCCAGGTCGCCCGTGTGGAACCAGCGTCTGCCGTCTTCCTCCGTGAACGCCTCCTCGTTGGCCTCGGGCAGGCCGTAGTAGCCTTTCATCACGTTCGGGCCAGAGACGACGAGTTCGCCGGTAATCTCACCGAGATCGACCGCTCCGGCGGCTTCGCCGTCTTCTCGCGGGCTTCGCCCGCTCGAACGGTTCGCGGAACTTCGTTCCGCGCTACCTTCGCCTCGTTGCGTCTTCGACGCAACGCTCTCCTCGTCGATCGGTCCCTCCTCAACGGGCGCGACCTCCTCGAAGTTCTCGTCGACGACCTTCGAGTCGACGCCGGGAACGGTCTTGCCGATGCTGCCGACGCGACGCCCCTCGATCGGGCTGTTGAAGTGGGTGATCGGGCTCGTCTCGGTCAGGCCGTACCCCTCGTAGATTTTCGGCTCGTAGCGGTCCTCGAACTGGCGCAGCACCTCGACGGGAATGCCGGAGCCGCCGACGCCACAGAGCCGCAGCGAGGAGAGGTCGAATGCCTCGGCGTCGGGCTGGTTGATGATGTCGTTGTACATCGCCGGGACGCCGTGCATCAGCGTCAGTTCCTCGTCCTCGACGATCGAGACGGCCTCTTGGGCGTCCCACTCGGGGACCGCGTAGTACATGCCGCCGTTGAACAGCGTCGAGTTCATCACGACGGTCATCCCGTAGATGTGGAACAGCGGCAGGACCCCGAGTTGCTTGTCGTCCGGGCGGATCCCGTCGGGAATGAGCTGGTCCGCCATGTCGGCGTTCGACGCGAGGTTCTCGTGGGTCAACTGGACGCCCTTGGGCTGGCCGGTCGTCCCGCTGGTGTAGGGCTGGACCGCGACGTCGTCGTCGGCCCGATCGACGATCTCGGGCGCGCCGCGGACGAGGAACTCCTCGAACGGCGTCGCGCCCTCCGCCTCGCCGCCCACGCTGACGACGTGCTCGACCGACGTGTCGTCCCGTACCTCGGTGACGAACGGGACGAGGTCGGCGAGCGTGACGACCACCTTGGCCTCGCTGTCGCCGAGCAGGTGACCGATCTCTCGGGCTTTGTACTGCGGGTTCATCGGAACGACGACCCCGCCGGCCCGGAGCGTCCCGTGGAAGGCGATCACGAACGGCGGGACGTTCGGCAGATAGATCGCGACGCGGTCGTCCGCGCCGAGGCCGCGTTCCTCGAGGGCGGCGGCGAACGCGCCCGTCTGCGCCCAGAACTCCTCGTACGTGGTCTCCTCGCCCTGGAATCCGATCGCGGGGGTGTCGCCGTGTTCCTCGACGGCTGCCGCGACGTTAGTGACAAGATTTGGCATGCCTCGTGAGGGACGTTGCCGTGTACCGTAAAAAAGATTTACATTGTTCGGTTCGATGCCCTGTTTTCTTTACCGAAGGTAACAGCGATACGAATCCGACGAAACGACGTCGCTCCACCCGGGGCACGCGAGGCACGGACGGAATCGAGCGGCGACGCTATCGAGCGGCGGGCGGGGCTCGAACGGGGTCGAGGGTATTTAGGCGCGTGCTCCTAACCCACCCGTAAACGATGTACCAGGACGTGCTCATTCCGACCGACGGCAGCGACGGCACGCGACGGGCGATCGCCCACGGGCTGACGATCGCCGATCGGTTCGACGCGACGGTGCACGCGCTGTCGGTCGTGCCGGAGGGGCCGCTCGGGACGCTCGAGAGCGACGAGGCCGAGCGGGCGGCCCAGCGGGCCGTCGCCCGCGTCGAGGCCGACGCACAGGACGACGGCCTTTCAGTGACGACGGCGGTCCGCCGGGGGGTGCCACACGAGGAAATTCTCGACTACGCGGACGAGCAGGGCGTCGACCTGATCATCATGGGGACGCAGGGACGGACCGGGCTCGATCGGGTCCTCGTCGGCAGCGTCACCGAGCGACTCGTCCGGATGGCCGACGTGCCGGTCGTCACCGTCAGGCTGACCGACGAGATCCGCATCGAGGACGTCGAGGAGGCGACCCGCCTCGCCCGGGAGACCGCCGAAGACGCCGGCCACGCGGACGTCTCGATCGTCGGGGAGCCACACCGAACCAGCGGGTCGTGGATCGTCAACGTCGAGACCGAGTCCGGGCTGATCCAGGTCGCCGTCGACGCCGTCAGCGGCGACGTTCGGATCGCCGAACGGGGCGACTGATACGGTTTACTGTACGTCAGTTCCGGCGCAACCGCGACCCGGGCGGCGGTTGCGCCGGTAACTCGGTACAGCAATCCGTATGAGACCGTACGAAGCCTGCCAGCGTGCCGCAGCGGCCGACCGAGAGCGCACGAAGGCGCGACCGATCCGGTGCCGATCAGTCGTCCGATCGATCGCGGGCACGGGTTCGTTCGTTCTCGGTGTCACAGGAACGCTGCGCCGTCTCGATGACGACCGGTGCCAGGGTGGCGGTGAGCGACCGCGCCAGGTCCGCGACGAGCACGCGCTGGTCGTCCGTGAGGTCGTCGCCAGCGGCCGACTCCAGGCGCTCGATCGCACGGGCGCGTTGCTCGCGTTCCACCTCGCAGGCTCGCTGGAGACACTGTACGGACAGCGAGTCGGGTTCGCGATCGGTGGTGGATCCAGCGGCCATCGCCCGCGAGTTGTGCGGACAGCGACCAGAAGCTACTCCCGAACGTCTTCGCCCGTTCTCGGCCGTCCGCGAATCGAACGCGACGGGGCCGGTCGAAGCCCGACGATCGGACAGGGGTACATGTTCGGGAGGAGGTACTGAACGGTCCCGTCCGTACGCACGGGTATGAACCCGTTCTCACGCGCATCGTCCGCGTCCGACTCGGCAGCCGATCCCGGCTTCGACGACTGGGGCGCGTTCGTTCCCGAGAACGTCCCCGACCCCGGCCCGTTCCTGGCCGAGCACGACGTCCTCGCCGGATCGAGACACGCCGCCTTCCACGCCCTCACGCGGGAGTGCTTCGAACAGCGCGGCGTCTACGACGCGACGTTCGGCTACAACCTCGCGAAACTCAATCTCGATCGTCGCCACCCGGAAGCAGGGTTCCGGTACGCCGAAGACGCCGACGATCCGGCCGTTCTGCGCGCCGAGTTCACCCCCACGACCGAGTTCTGTCCGCAGGCCGACGCGCTCGTCAAGGGCTCGTTCCGGGCCTGGAACGGCCTCCGCGATCGCCACGAGTACGACCTGGTCCGGGTTCGGGTGCACCCCTCCCACCACCAGGCGGTGGGGCTCAACGACGCGCTGGAGCGCCTCGAAGCCGAATTTCGCGAGACCGGGGCGGTCCCCGGCGAGTCCGGCGGCCCCGATCCGGGATCGTCCGACGGGACGCGGTCCTCCCCGTTCTAGACGCGAATGGGCGCGAGTAGTTCTGCGACGGTCGCGCGCTGGTCGCGCGCCTTCGTCGCGACC
Encoded here:
- a CDS encoding long-chain-fatty-acid--CoA ligase; amino-acid sequence: MPNLVTNVAAAVEEHGDTPAIGFQGEETTYEEFWAQTGAFAAALEERGLGADDRVAIYLPNVPPFVIAFHGTLRAGGVVVPMNPQYKAREIGHLLGDSEAKVVVTLADLVPFVTEVRDDTSVEHVVSVGGEAEGATPFEEFLVRGAPEIVDRADDDVAVQPYTSGTTGQPKGVQLTHENLASNADMADQLIPDGIRPDDKQLGVLPLFHIYGMTVVMNSTLFNGGMYYAVPEWDAQEAVSIVEDEELTLMHGVPAMYNDIINQPDAEAFDLSSLRLCGVGGSGIPVEVLRQFEDRYEPKIYEGYGLTETSPITHFNSPIEGRRVGSIGKTVPGVDSKVVDENFEEVAPVEEGPIDEESVASKTQRGEGSAERSSANRSSGRSPREDGEAAGAVDLGEITGELVVSGPNVMKGYYGLPEANEEAFTEEDGRRWFHTGDLGYHDEDGFFYVVDREKHMIVTGGYNVYPREVEELLFEHEAVADAAVVGIPDERRGETVKAFVVPTPDADVTPDDLKGYCLTNLAEYKHPREVEFVEELPRTTTGKVQKFKLRDRDESAAEAE
- a CDS encoding universal stress protein; amino-acid sequence: MYQDVLIPTDGSDGTRRAIAHGLTIADRFDATVHALSVVPEGPLGTLESDEAERAAQRAVARVEADAQDDGLSVTTAVRRGVPHEEILDYADEQGVDLIIMGTQGRTGLDRVLVGSVTERLVRMADVPVVTVRLTDEIRIEDVEEATRLARETAEDAGHADVSIVGEPHRTSGSWIVNVETESGLIQVAVDAVSGDVRIAERGD
- a CDS encoding dCTP deaminase, translated to MSAENPLADSVDNLVYEPVQVHEGGIDLTVSAIYEVADPGRIDFGGDELEDADLEPVPTDLRDPDDDYGWWDLDGGQYVVQHNEFLTDPDRPLLLQPRNELLARGGSHPTVQVASHLPLIPLTVPDGGLELKENARVSTLVPIGPGRD
- a CDS encoding enoyl-CoA hydratase-related protein is translated as MTLGDAVQLEVEDDGVATITLDQPDRRNALSAEIGAGIVAALDEIEESDARCVVVEGSGGSFSAGGDVEAMIEGIQGDMPIDERVRYLERTTNETMARLVTFPLPTIALVDGPAVGAGANLALACDIQLATEDAAFGFVFRQVGLSVDAGTSYLLPRVVGENVAQELVLTGDIVGADHAEELGLVNHVYSDDEFDERVADLVETIVSGPPVAMRQMNRLVREGLDKSIEQALVDEATAQGIVFGTDDHEEGVTAFFEDRDPEFEGR